The Thermoplasmata archaeon genomic sequence CAAGCCGGTGGTACTCGGCGTCATCGATGCGCGGAACACGAAACAGGAGGAACCCGATGCGGTCGCCAGGAAGGTGCGCGAACTGAAAGACGCCGTCGATCTCGTGAGATCGTATCTGTCGCCGTCGAACGGCCTGGAATTCCTGCCGCGGGATCGGGCGCGGGAGAAGCTGCGCATCCTGGCGGCCTCGGCGAAGACGGTAGGAGTGGGCGGATGAGCGCCCTTCTGACGACGAGCGTCGGCTCGTTCCCCAAGCCCGACTATTTGCAGCGGGCTCGCACGAAGGCCGCGAGAGGTGACCTTGCGAAAGCAAGCCTCCGGGACCTCGAGGAGAAGGCGACCGCGGAGTGGATCCGCTTCCAAGAGGAAATCGGCATCGACATCCCGGTCGACGGCGAGCAGTACCGGGGCGACATGGCGACGTATTTTGCGGAGAACATCGAGGGCACGGAGATCTCGGGGCTCGTGCGTTCGTACGGCAACCGCTATTACAAGAAGCCGATCATCGTTGACGAGCTCGGCGTGCACGGGCCGATTAGCGTCGACTGGTTCCGGTTCGCGCAGGCCCGGACCAAAAAGCCGGTCAAAGGGATGATTACGGGCCCGTACACGATGATGGACTGGTCGTTCGACGAGTTCTACGGCTCGCGGGAGGAGGCGTGTCTCGCCTTCGCGAAGCTGCTGCATCGGGAGGTGGTCGCCCTCGAGGCGGCGGGCGCGAAGATCGTCCAGGTCGACGAGCCCGCCCTCTCGACGCGGTTCGACGAGCTGCCGTTGCTCGTGAAAGCCGTCGGGGTCGTGACGAGCGGCCTCGAGGCGAAGACGATCCTCCACACCTGCTACGGGAACTACAACGAGATCTTCGAGTACTTCAACAAACTGCCCGTCGACCAACTCGACCTCGAGATGTCGAATTCGGGGCTCGACCTCCTCGATCGGTTCAAGAAGGAGCCGCTGACGAAGGAGATCGCCTTCGGGGTCGTCGACGTGCACAGCCACGTGGTCGAGCCCGAATCGCTCATCCGCGATCGGATCGAGAAGGCCTTGACGATCTTCGAGCCGAGCAAGCTCTACGTCGACCCGGATTGCGGCCTGAAGACGCGGACGGTCGAGGAGGCCCAAGCGAAACTCCGGAACATGGTGGCAGCGGCGCGGGCGGTCCGGAGCGCGCACCACCTGACGTAGGGCGGTTCTATACGGTTTGCGGGTGATGGCCGTGAAGCCGTTCCCGCAAGCGAACTCCACTCCGCTTCCGCTCCTCCGGTGCGCCTCCCAGGCGCCCTGGGAGGTCGTAGTGGGGACTCATCGCATCACGGCGGAGGGCACCGGGGTGGAACCGTACACCTCTTGGCCTCCTGATGGGAGGCCGGGTTGGCCCGGTTGGGCCCACGGATGGGCCGTCGCTCCCCCGAGATGCGACGCCATCGTCGCACCCCGGGCCCGCCCG encodes the following:
- a CDS encoding methionine synthase, whose amino-acid sequence is MSALLTTSVGSFPKPDYLQRARTKAARGDLAKASLRDLEEKATAEWIRFQEEIGIDIPVDGEQYRGDMATYFAENIEGTEISGLVRSYGNRYYKKPIIVDELGVHGPISVDWFRFAQARTKKPVKGMITGPYTMMDWSFDEFYGSREEACLAFAKLLHREVVALEAAGAKIVQVDEPALSTRFDELPLLVKAVGVVTSGLEAKTILHTCYGNYNEIFEYFNKLPVDQLDLEMSNSGLDLLDRFKKEPLTKEIAFGVVDVHSHVVEPESLIRDRIEKALTIFEPSKLYVDPDCGLKTRTVEEAQAKLRNMVAAARAVRSAHHLT